From Hemibagrus wyckioides isolate EC202008001 linkage group LG11, SWU_Hwy_1.0, whole genome shotgun sequence:
aaaaacaaatgtgATAAATTACAGAATTGCATTCCTGACTGttgtaaatgttataaaatgcaGTATTTAGCTCACCAGATCCCTCCTCATCAAAGCAGGCAAAGGCATTCCTGATCACATCCTCAGGGTCTGTTCCATTCAGACGCTCTCCGAACATGGTGAGGAACATGGTGAAGTTGATAGGACCTGGAGCTTCGCTCATCATGCCCTCCAGGTAGTCATCAGACGGGTTCTTACCTGCACACAGGACAGAAACAAGTCTATTATTTTACTATAGTAAGCATAATGTTTTCATCCAACAAGCaagtaaaaatgtatttattgctTTTGTAGTACTGATGATGAGTTTAGGTTTAAACTTAGGTTAGGTTCTATACTTATAATggtatatttgtgttttttcttttgctgacATACCCAATGAGGCTAACATATCATGTAGATCCTCCTTGTCGATGAATCCGTCCCTATTCTGGTCAATCATATTGAAGGCCTCCTTGAATTCCTGGATCTGGGACTGGTCGAACATAGCAAACACGTTAGACGTGGCCCTCTGCGGCCTCTTCTTTGTGGACTTCCCCTTGGCTCGTTTGCTGGACATGATGGCGGCTGACTGAACCTGGGGATGAGGTGAAGCTAATAATGTAACTGGCCATTTACTGTCAAACAGTacagcttcatttttttttaattctaaatatattttagGGTGTAATTATTATAAGGAAAAATCCATGTTTAATGACATGCATATTAACGTGTGATCTTCAGTGATGTCCAAGAGTTCAGTTTCATTCAGAATTAAATagagttgattttttttttagttgaaacttctttcattatttacttttatttatttatttttcatgagctATTTGTTCAATATTCACTTTGGGTAAAGCTTTCCTACGTTACCCTCAGTGCCATCACTGTTGATAGCAGTGTTCACTTCATGTCTATCTAAAGACCCAGAAAATGGTTTGTAAGTCTTTTTTAAGGTGCAAACAGCAAAACTTGAAAATTATCCCTTACATTTGAGgttatattcaaaatatattctTCTAACTGCATTAGCAATGCCACCCTGTTTCTACAGCATGGCCCTACCAACTTCCCACAACAAAATGACACAAATGTCAGTATTGCTTTTCTGATTGATGGGATCATGAGAAAGGAAACATGAGGGTGGTGTCATCCTGTCACAGCGAGGCTTCTACCTCTCTCTGATTGCCGACACATTTAGCCGTGGTATAATACAAAAGCCAGGAAAGCTGACATGCAGCCACAGCTCTTGCCCACATCTGAGGCAGTTAAGATGCCTGTAAGTTCTTCAAGCATGTAACCAGGCCGAGCCTGCTCTGCATGTCTCAGTGTGTGAATGCATGCAGGTAATCCAGTAACTATATGCTTGATCTCACTTGAGAAGAGAAgcttttttgggttttttcctCAGTATAGACACACCCAGGTTCAAAGCTCAGTTTTCCTTTGTATATTAGTTAGccataatatttttaaaaaattatggtTGGTtctgtttggtttggttttgtcAGATCTTGTCTTACTCTGCATATGACTGCACTATGTCTAGGTTGGGTGTTAACAACTGGCAAATACAGGAAAGCTTTAAGACTCAAAAGACTAAATAAATCCCTGCCTACTGACATTACTCATTATACATGCATTCCTCTAACCATGTAtcacactctctaactcactcaaaACTACAGCGCTCCTTTGCATCTTCTCTTCGTCTCTTCCCTCTCCCCTGTGAGACCTCATTTCCTGTGTGAATTTCAGTCCAAGGATCATGTTTCAGCttcatgtgacaaaaataaCTCCTCACTGAATCAATACTGCAACAATATGCACAGAGCAGTGCCGCCTGTCAGGGTTGCTGTTTTGTGCTGTAAACTGTAATGAGGTGCAGTTGTTAGCATTCTACCAGCTTGGATTCTGTCCGATTACACACTCGGATGTCTTTGTTTTAATTTGGATATAGTGTCAGTATGTCATAAAATCTTTAGAGGCAGGGGTGGGCTACCAGTGACTCATAATATAAGAGAAGTCCATGAGCTCCACACAGGATAATGCAGTGTCTAGCACACTGTGAATGATGATGCTGTCATTTCTATTTATGCTGATGAGCATCTGATAAATAAGATCAGCGAAAAACGTAGCTATTTCCAATTTCATAGACATTaacaattaaaatgaacatGATCCAAAGtagaaatcatttcattttttctgtcattttccgTTCCAAAGATTGATGAACAGCCTTCATTAGATacagcctctctctgtctgtcagctGCTGAATAGAATTAACCAAGCCTTGTAAATGCCAATTGGATATAAGCCTCATGTGATATGCAAAATTTCCTGGGTGTTCACAAGTGTCTTTGTTATTAAAAGATTATAGTGGTGGAAACTGCAAACTGCTGCTTTGCAACAGCTGATTTTTAAGCTTCTGCTCggttaaaaataaactctgtgtGGTTTTTCCCTGTCATAACGTGTGGACTATTTTTTATATCATGACACAATCACTGCTCACTACCCAGTTTGTTTTTGGGTGTATAGCAGGAGTAGGGGGATCTCCCATGGAGCTGCAAATAAACCCATAAAAGAGTGAAATGACAACTCAAAATATCTGTATCCTTTCCTATTTTACGTGTTCACAGTAATCCTACCAAGACCTCCACAACTGCTAAAGACTGCTCTTTTATATAAAAGCTCCTAAACTATTATCACTGGCCTggacaaaattctaaaatataCTATATGTGTATACTGAACTATATAAAGGCTCAGCTTTGCCTGTATGATTTTTAACTAGCTGCTCTCTTCTCTCAATCCCAGGCCTCTCCATATTGTCTTACAACACACAAGACCACTTTTGTCTTAACCTCTGACCTCAGATGACAGAAGCAAGATTAGGAACGACATACTTCAGGCTACACTCTGCCTGCAGGTTCCAGCCAAATTCCCGCACAAAGGcactaaaaacaaacatcttCACAGTAGGAGGCAGACAGTGAGGAATCCATCAGTCTAGTTAAAAGCATATTTGAGAACAGCTGTGTCTTTACGCACTGCAGATTTTATTACTGATAACTGTTTAATGAGCTCACAACATCTAAATGTTATTCCTACCAgtctattactgttactaccaaTCCCACACATTTACAATCAGCAGTGTggtacacacattcactaaatAGAGTATCAGTTAGACAGGCAAATCCTGAGCCCAGCTCACTCTAAACGCACCAAATTCCAGCACGGATATGTTATGCTGTGACTGATCCCAGACCAGCTTTGTCTATGCACATAACAGAACATGCGTCAACATCTCCATCTATTCACTCCAGCcaacagcagcaacagatgCAGAGCAGTGCAAACCACAGCCCAAgacaaaaaactaaacaaaaacaaaaagaagctCCCTGCTCACCTTGACTTCAGGTGATGAAGTGAACGGCCGACTAAGCTTTGTCTTGGGTGAGAGGGATGGAGGCAGTTACTCTGTACAAAAGTTTGTTTAAAGCATCAGCTTAGTAATACAGCCCTCCTATTTCTCTCCTGGCCAATCAGGAGTCCTGGTTTTCCCACAAGGGGCAGGGCCTAAACAGGGATTTAGCCATATAAGGCAAAAGAATGTGCAGCTGCAGCCTGCCCCTTGGCTTGAACTCTGCAGAATGGGATACTCACAGGAATGGGGTCGAaatgacagaaacacagataaGGATGGCTGCCTTATTTAGAAAAAAGgacaagtctgtgtgtgtgtgtctgtgtgtgtgtgtgtgggaaggtTTACATAGGATGGACAGAGAATACACTAAAGGTTGTTTACTACAGTTTATATCACAAACCGACACAGCTGCCATGAGCACTGAAACACTCCTTAAAAAGGCAGAGGCTGTATATATGAGCATTAACATATGGAAGTAA
This genomic window contains:
- the myl9b gene encoding myosin regulatory light polypeptide 9b, which encodes MSSKRAKGKSTKKRPQRATSNVFAMFDQSQIQEFKEAFNMIDQNRDGFIDKEDLHDMLASLGKNPSDDYLEGMMSEAPGPINFTMFLTMFGERLNGTDPEDVIRNAFACFDEEGSGVIHEDHLRELLTTMGDRFTDEEVDELFREAPIDKKGNFNYAEFTRILKHGAKDKDDM